One segment of Streptomyces sp. NBC_01463 DNA contains the following:
- a CDS encoding ABC transporter ATP-binding protein, translating to MTARLTAREITLRYGDRVVSTRLSLDIPDGAFTAVVGPNACGKSTLLSALVRLLRPASGQVELDGREVGGYATKALARQLGFLPQDPLAPEDIRVRQLVGRGRFPHQSMLALWSADDDKAVDGAMAAAGVADLAGRPVRELSGGQRQRVWMAMVLAQQTSCLLLDEPTSFLDITHQYQLLGLLARLRNEGRTVVAVLHDINQACRFADHLVAMKDGRVVAEGEPGDIVDAALIKDVFDLPSVVVPDPVTGTPMVVPTLQGE from the coding sequence GTGACCGCACGCCTGACGGCGCGGGAGATCACCCTGCGCTACGGAGACCGGGTCGTGTCCACACGGCTCAGCCTCGACATACCGGACGGCGCGTTCACTGCCGTCGTGGGACCCAACGCCTGTGGAAAATCAACCCTGTTGAGTGCCCTGGTCCGGCTGCTGCGCCCCGCATCGGGGCAGGTGGAGCTCGACGGCCGCGAGGTCGGCGGCTACGCGACCAAGGCACTGGCCAGACAACTCGGCTTCCTGCCGCAGGACCCGCTGGCACCCGAGGACATCAGGGTCCGCCAACTCGTCGGCCGGGGAAGGTTCCCGCACCAGTCGATGCTGGCCCTGTGGTCGGCGGACGACGACAAGGCCGTCGACGGGGCGATGGCAGCCGCCGGAGTCGCCGACCTCGCAGGCCGGCCGGTGCGGGAACTCTCCGGCGGGCAGCGGCAGCGCGTCTGGATGGCCATGGTGCTCGCTCAGCAGACCTCCTGTCTGCTGCTCGACGAGCCGACGTCCTTCCTCGACATCACGCACCAGTACCAGCTCCTCGGCCTGCTCGCCAGGCTGCGCAACGAGGGCCGCACCGTGGTCGCGGTCCTGCACGACATCAACCAGGCATGCCGCTTCGCCGACCACCTGGTCGCGATGAAGGACGGCCGGGTGGTCGCCGAGGGCGAGCCCGGGGACATCGTGGACGCCGCCCTGATCAAGGACGTGTTCGACCTGCCGAGCGTCGTCGTCCCCGACCCGGTGACCGGCACACCGATGGTCGTTCCCACACTTCAAGGAGAGTAA
- a CDS encoding iron chelate uptake ABC transporter family permease subunit, whose protein sequence is MLGLGLLGLCYGASWSSPGKVFAVLTGTDHSVVIRDWRLPRVLAGLVFGAALGVAGALFQNLTRNPMGSPDVIGLDAGAYTGALVALTVLSGTSAQLAAGSVLGGLLVAAAIYLLSYRQGFSGMRLVVIGIAVNAMVTAVNSWIVLRADLEVAIAAVGWSAGSLNGVGWEDLGIPFTVIAVLLALMTVRAHAMHQASLGDAVAVTTGVALDRLRLLMVLVGVGCTATVTAVAGPIAFIALAAPQIGRRLAGAAGVPLLPAALTGAVLLLGADLIAQMLLAPVALPVGVVSTAIGGCYLIWLLTKEVRRA, encoded by the coding sequence ATGCTGGGCCTCGGCCTGCTGGGGCTGTGTTACGGGGCGTCATGGTCGTCCCCCGGCAAGGTGTTCGCCGTACTCACCGGCACGGACCACTCCGTGGTGATCCGGGACTGGCGGCTGCCGCGGGTACTGGCCGGGCTCGTCTTCGGCGCCGCACTCGGGGTGGCGGGGGCGCTCTTCCAGAACCTCACCCGCAACCCGATGGGCAGCCCCGACGTCATCGGCCTGGACGCGGGTGCCTACACCGGAGCCCTCGTCGCCCTCACCGTGCTCTCGGGAACCTCCGCCCAACTGGCCGCCGGGTCGGTGCTCGGCGGACTGCTCGTCGCCGCCGCGATCTACCTGCTGTCGTACCGGCAGGGCTTCTCCGGAATGCGGCTGGTGGTCATCGGCATCGCGGTCAACGCGATGGTCACCGCCGTCAACTCCTGGATCGTGCTGCGGGCCGACCTGGAGGTGGCGATCGCAGCGGTCGGCTGGAGCGCCGGATCGCTCAACGGCGTGGGCTGGGAGGACCTCGGAATCCCGTTCACCGTCATCGCCGTGCTGCTCGCCCTGATGACCGTACGGGCCCACGCCATGCATCAGGCGTCGCTCGGCGACGCCGTCGCCGTCACCACCGGCGTCGCACTCGACCGGCTGCGCCTGCTCATGGTGCTGGTCGGTGTCGGCTGCACGGCCACGGTGACCGCGGTCGCCGGACCTATCGCGTTCATCGCGCTCGCCGCCCCGCAGATCGGCCGCCGGCTCGCGGGCGCGGCCGGAGTGCCGCTGCTCCCGGCGGCACTCACCGGAGCGGTGCTGCTGCTGGGCGCCGATCTGATCGCCCAGATGCTGCTGGCACCCGTGGCCCTGCCCGTGGGCGTGGTGAGCACCGCGATCGGCGGCTGCTACCTGATCTGGCTGCTGACGAAGGAGGTGAGGCGCGCGTGA
- a CDS encoding iron chelate uptake ABC transporter family permease subunit translates to MTVAGRAYRAARSGRAVPQAGLLVGGLVLLAAVAVLSMGVGARHVPPAEVVRALLDYRGTDDQVIVRDVRAPRALLAVAVGAALAVSGALIQTLARNPLAEPGILGVTAGAGFAVTVGSALGLATGRTGELGFAVTGSVLAALLVAAVGRRSPLRLVLTGVALTAVLSGVALGMRLMLPDVFDTYRFWSVGSLAGREQTPLAVPLAAIAVSLIGALLLSRALNALTLGEHVAHTLGAGVGRVRIAALVLITVLSGAATAVAGPILFVGLIVPHLVRRPAAGSVPWLILYTMVLGPVLLLVADIASRVLLPTGEVPVAIVTAFLGGPMLIWAVRRYGAESL, encoded by the coding sequence GTGACCGTCGCGGGCCGCGCGTACCGTGCGGCGCGGAGCGGGCGGGCCGTTCCGCAGGCCGGACTGCTCGTCGGCGGACTGGTGCTGCTGGCAGCGGTCGCCGTGCTCAGCATGGGAGTCGGGGCCCGCCACGTGCCGCCCGCCGAAGTCGTACGCGCCCTGCTGGATTACCGGGGCACCGACGACCAGGTGATCGTGCGGGACGTCCGGGCGCCGCGCGCGCTGCTCGCCGTCGCGGTGGGCGCCGCGCTCGCGGTGTCCGGCGCGCTGATCCAGACGCTGGCCCGCAACCCGCTGGCCGAGCCGGGCATCCTCGGAGTGACCGCGGGTGCCGGCTTCGCCGTCACCGTCGGCTCCGCCCTCGGACTGGCCACCGGCCGGACCGGCGAACTGGGCTTCGCCGTCACCGGATCCGTGCTCGCCGCCCTGCTCGTCGCCGCGGTCGGACGGCGCTCACCCCTGCGCCTGGTCCTCACCGGAGTGGCGCTGACCGCGGTGCTGAGCGGCGTCGCGCTGGGCATGCGGCTGATGCTCCCGGACGTCTTCGACACCTACCGGTTCTGGTCGGTCGGCTCGCTGGCAGGCCGCGAACAGACCCCGCTGGCCGTCCCGTTGGCCGCCATCGCCGTGTCGCTGATCGGCGCACTGCTGCTGAGCCGGGCCCTCAACGCCCTCACCCTCGGCGAGCACGTCGCCCACACCCTGGGCGCGGGCGTCGGCCGGGTGCGGATCGCCGCCCTGGTGCTGATCACCGTGCTCAGCGGGGCCGCGACCGCGGTCGCCGGGCCGATCCTGTTCGTCGGACTGATCGTGCCCCACCTGGTACGCAGGCCCGCCGCCGGCTCGGTGCCGTGGCTGATCCTCTACACGATGGTCCTGGGACCGGTCCTGCTGCTCGTCGCCGACATCGCGTCGCGCGTGCTGCTGCCCACCGGCGAGGTGCCGGTGGCCATCGTGACCGCGTTCCTCGGAGGCCCCATGCTGATCTGGGCCGTCCGCCGCTACGGGGCGGAGTCGCTGTGA
- a CDS encoding ABC transporter substrate-binding protein — protein sequence MSIRRSAGLVGAVSLALVLAGCGSSSDGGSDVSEKAKTRVFTADNGKITIPADPKRVVATGYAVPVMIEADAPLVGISSWQRGEPMMTKEDLATYKKLTKVAGEQAAETNYEAVAEAEPDLIVIGVPAPVLGDIDIKRLESIAPVVAIGPTLPSAWRELSHKQADAAGALKQFDVAKNTYETKAAELAKKYKDVLPRLKLGHVGAYGDAAKGTFQREFNGSWGTNIAEDLGATYYGKVKKSGPGSQSVSEYPSIEELPAAFGEADVMTYSVNADGSVPKSVQYVLDSKLWKNLPAVKAGKAYPFRYTEAATYGEAVMTLDAIAKSLAPLLNR from the coding sequence ATGTCCATACGCAGATCGGCCGGCCTCGTCGGAGCCGTTTCGCTCGCCCTGGTCCTGGCCGGGTGCGGTTCGTCGTCGGACGGTGGGTCGGACGTCTCGGAGAAGGCGAAGACCCGGGTGTTCACCGCGGACAACGGCAAGATCACCATCCCGGCCGACCCGAAGCGCGTGGTGGCCACCGGGTACGCCGTGCCCGTCATGATCGAGGCCGACGCGCCGCTCGTCGGGATCTCGTCGTGGCAGCGCGGCGAGCCGATGATGACCAAGGAGGACCTGGCCACGTACAAAAAGCTCACCAAGGTGGCCGGTGAGCAGGCGGCCGAGACCAACTACGAGGCCGTGGCCGAGGCCGAACCCGACCTCATCGTCATCGGGGTGCCCGCCCCCGTGCTCGGCGACATCGACATCAAGCGGCTGGAGTCCATCGCCCCCGTCGTCGCGATCGGCCCGACCCTGCCGTCCGCGTGGCGCGAGCTCTCCCACAAGCAGGCCGACGCAGCGGGCGCGCTCAAGCAGTTCGACGTCGCGAAGAACACGTACGAGACCAAGGCCGCCGAACTGGCCAAGAAGTACAAGGACGTGCTGCCCCGGCTGAAGCTGGGACACGTGGGTGCCTACGGGGACGCCGCCAAGGGCACGTTCCAGCGCGAGTTCAACGGCTCATGGGGCACCAACATCGCCGAGGACCTCGGCGCGACGTACTACGGCAAGGTCAAGAAGTCCGGCCCCGGCTCGCAGTCCGTCAGTGAGTACCCCTCCATCGAGGAGCTCCCGGCCGCCTTCGGCGAGGCCGACGTCATGACCTACTCGGTCAACGCCGACGGCAGCGTCCCCAAGTCCGTCCAGTACGTCCTGGACTCCAAGCTCTGGAAGAACCTGCCCGCGGTGAAGGCGGGGAAGGCCTACCCGTTCCGCTACACCGAGGCCGCGACCTACGGGGAGGCCGTCATGACCCTGGACGCGATCGCCAAGTCGCTCGCTCCGCTGCTGAACCGGTGA
- a CDS encoding siderophore-interacting protein, giving the protein MSRVDHRGRHLDRIAEVRAGLHAEKVGYPIGIRRTEVVRVTSVGSGLLRVTLGGPGTEGFEAHAPDEHVKLIFPDPDGTLRLPERNGSMLRWPRPALTSREYTVRRYDPVAGEIDIDIAAHDGGLASDWAREARPGDGMHLAGPPGGLIVPDTYDRFLLAGDITALPAIARRLEELPRSAKGWAFVEVADATEEIGLSAPEGFEVRWLHRGDLAAGAGDALERAVTSVTVPEGERVYVWAAGEAGQIKPLRRWVRDALRLEKADHDITGYWKRGVADFDEDDH; this is encoded by the coding sequence GTGAGCCGGGTCGATCACCGGGGCCGGCACCTGGACCGGATCGCAGAGGTCCGGGCCGGTCTCCATGCCGAGAAGGTGGGCTACCCGATCGGTATCCGGCGGACCGAGGTCGTACGCGTCACGAGTGTCGGCTCCGGCCTGCTGCGCGTGACCCTGGGCGGGCCGGGCACCGAGGGCTTCGAGGCGCACGCACCCGATGAACACGTGAAACTGATCTTCCCCGACCCGGACGGCACGCTCAGGCTGCCCGAGCGGAACGGGTCGATGCTGCGCTGGCCGCGCCCGGCGCTCACCTCGCGCGAGTACACCGTCCGCCGCTACGACCCGGTGGCCGGCGAGATCGACATCGACATCGCCGCGCACGACGGCGGGCTCGCGTCGGACTGGGCGCGCGAGGCCCGGCCGGGCGACGGCATGCACCTCGCCGGGCCCCCCGGCGGGCTGATCGTCCCCGACACCTACGACCGCTTCCTGCTCGCGGGTGACATCACCGCCCTGCCCGCCATCGCGCGCAGGCTGGAGGAGCTGCCCAGAAGTGCGAAGGGCTGGGCGTTCGTCGAAGTCGCCGATGCCACCGAGGAGATCGGCCTGTCCGCCCCCGAGGGGTTCGAGGTGCGCTGGCTGCACCGCGGGGATCTCGCGGCGGGGGCCGGGGACGCGCTGGAGCGGGCCGTCACCTCGGTGACCGTGCCCGAGGGCGAGCGCGTGTACGTGTGGGCCGCCGGCGAGGCCGGGCAGATCAAGCCCCTGCGGCGATGGGTCCGCGACGCGTTGCGCCTGGAGAAGGCCGACCACGACATCACCGGTTACTGGAAGCGCGGCGTCGCCGACTTCGACGAGGACGACCACTGA
- a CDS encoding phosphopantetheine-binding protein codes for MSQTLSPERIRADIAELLGCDPDGIAPDENLVDLGLDSVRIMVLVERWRAAGATALEFPDLFELPELAHWTALLTGVKA; via the coding sequence ATGAGTCAGACCTTGTCGCCCGAACGCATCCGCGCCGACATAGCGGAGCTGCTCGGCTGCGACCCCGACGGGATCGCGCCCGACGAGAACCTGGTCGACCTCGGCCTGGACTCGGTGCGGATCATGGTCCTGGTCGAGCGCTGGCGGGCCGCGGGAGCCACCGCGCTGGAGTTCCCCGATCTCTTCGAACTCCCCGAACTGGCCCACTGGACAGCATTGCTGACGGGTGTGAAGGCGTGA
- a CDS encoding TauD/TfdA family dioxygenase, translating to MTTVTRHEIRRAGPRFGAEVFGVDLTRPVDDATAQELRQAFEDHKVLVFRNQHLTPDQHVAAVSIFADPFDHPTAVKDAANPLVYPYNVKQTGKASTWHIGGLWRSPVFAIESLTYEEVPELGGHTLWADLQTAYDDLSEPFKVLLESVNAVYDGDPENYAQGSKRTAVGETVEHPVVLAHPDTGRKGLFISSSALRLTGVTPAESKALLDHLLRHASSPDYTIRFGWNPGDFVLWDNRATWHYAVDDYGNGARVYRKVIGVERQGTAAAS from the coding sequence ATGACCACCGTCACACGTCACGAGATACGTCGCGCAGGACCCAGGTTCGGCGCCGAGGTGTTCGGCGTCGACCTCACCCGGCCCGTCGACGACGCCACCGCGCAGGAGCTGCGCCAGGCCTTCGAGGACCACAAGGTCCTGGTGTTCCGGAACCAGCACCTGACACCCGATCAGCACGTTGCGGCCGTCAGCATCTTCGCGGACCCGTTCGACCACCCCACCGCCGTGAAGGACGCGGCCAACCCGCTGGTCTACCCGTACAACGTCAAGCAGACCGGCAAGGCGAGCACCTGGCACATCGGGGGTCTGTGGCGGAGCCCGGTGTTCGCCATCGAGTCGCTCACCTACGAGGAGGTGCCCGAGCTCGGCGGGCACACGCTGTGGGCCGATCTCCAGACGGCGTACGACGATCTGTCGGAGCCGTTCAAGGTGCTGCTGGAATCGGTGAACGCCGTCTACGACGGCGATCCGGAGAACTATGCCCAGGGCAGCAAGCGGACCGCCGTCGGGGAGACCGTCGAGCACCCGGTCGTCCTGGCGCACCCGGACACCGGCCGCAAGGGCCTGTTCATCAGCAGTTCGGCACTCCGGCTCACCGGTGTCACACCTGCCGAGTCCAAGGCGCTGCTCGACCACCTGCTCCGGCACGCCTCCTCCCCGGACTACACGATCCGGTTCGGCTGGAATCCCGGTGACTTCGTGCTGTGGGACAACCGGGCGACCTGGCACTACGCCGTGGACGACTACGGCAACGGCGCCCGGGTCTACCGCAAGGTCATCGGCGTGGAGCGCCAGGGGACCGCTGCCGCCTCCTGA
- a CDS encoding ABC transporter substrate-binding protein produces MSDPRRRPRRVLTSLTAVTVLSLAAGACSSSSADSPGGSTPHSGGHLTFALASDPICIDPQQAGNNDALYPARQLVDSLTDQDPRTGRIVPWLAKSWKVSKDATTFTFTLREGATFSDGTPVNARAVKDNFDGIVKLGAKAVLGSGYLAGYKGTTVVDEHTAEVAFAAPNAQFLQATSTFTLGLLAASTVKLPAEKRCTDNLVGSGPFTLVDYTPNKSVEERRRAGYTWGSSLWSRKGPAYLDKLTFKVIPESGVRTGSLQSGQVDAIGGVAPQDEPGLKSAGFSLQSRANPGLPFALTANVARPITKDLRVRRAIQKIIDRQEIVDTVLSGSYEPATSSLASTTSGYKDLSAQLGHDVAGAEKLLDAAGWRTGSDGIRTKDGRKLSLKVIWGANFGPNQTALELIQQQLKKSGIRITLQSATIGDFIALRQKGDYDFSWGNTTRVDPDILRTGFSGKLLNFGHLADRELDGVLDEQASESDPAARAAHVARAQKLVLDKAYQIPVFELTTVLGLSGKVHDLDFEASSRLQFHETWLS; encoded by the coding sequence ATGTCCGACCCACGCCGCCGGCCTCGCCGTGTCCTGACCTCCCTCACCGCCGTCACCGTCCTGTCCCTCGCGGCCGGTGCGTGCTCCTCGTCCAGCGCGGACAGCCCTGGCGGCTCGACCCCGCACTCCGGCGGGCACCTGACCTTCGCCCTGGCCTCCGACCCCATCTGCATCGACCCGCAGCAGGCGGGCAACAACGACGCCCTCTACCCCGCCCGTCAGCTCGTCGACTCGCTGACCGACCAGGACCCCCGGACGGGCAGGATCGTGCCCTGGCTGGCGAAGTCCTGGAAGGTGAGCAAGGACGCGACGACGTTCACCTTCACCCTCCGCGAGGGAGCCACCTTCAGCGACGGCACCCCGGTGAACGCGCGGGCGGTCAAGGACAACTTCGACGGGATCGTGAAGCTGGGCGCGAAGGCAGTCCTCGGCAGCGGGTACCTGGCGGGGTACAAGGGCACCACCGTGGTCGACGAGCACACCGCCGAGGTGGCCTTCGCCGCCCCCAACGCCCAGTTCCTCCAGGCGACATCGACGTTCACCCTCGGGCTGCTCGCCGCGTCCACGGTGAAGCTGCCGGCCGAGAAGCGGTGCACGGACAACCTGGTCGGCTCCGGCCCCTTCACCCTCGTCGACTACACGCCGAACAAGTCCGTCGAGGAGCGCCGGCGCGCGGGCTACACCTGGGGCTCCTCCCTGTGGAGCCGCAAGGGCCCCGCCTACCTGGACAAGCTGACCTTCAAGGTCATACCCGAGTCCGGAGTACGCACCGGCAGCCTCCAGTCCGGCCAGGTCGACGCCATCGGCGGTGTGGCGCCGCAGGACGAGCCGGGCCTGAAGAGCGCCGGCTTCTCGCTGCAGAGCCGGGCCAACCCCGGACTGCCGTTCGCACTCACGGCGAACGTGGCACGGCCGATCACCAAGGACCTCAGGGTCCGCCGGGCGATCCAGAAGATCATCGACCGCCAGGAGATCGTCGACACGGTACTGAGCGGCAGCTACGAACCGGCCACCAGCTCCCTGGCGAGCACCACCAGCGGTTACAAGGACCTGAGCGCACAGCTCGGCCACGATGTGGCGGGCGCCGAGAAGCTCCTCGACGCGGCGGGCTGGCGGACCGGCTCCGACGGCATCCGCACCAAGGACGGCAGGAAGCTCTCGCTCAAGGTCATCTGGGGCGCCAACTTCGGGCCGAACCAGACCGCCCTGGAGCTGATCCAGCAGCAGCTGAAGAAGTCCGGCATCCGCATCACCCTGCAATCCGCCACGATCGGCGACTTCATCGCGCTCCGGCAGAAGGGCGACTACGACTTCTCCTGGGGCAACACGACACGGGTGGACCCCGACATCCTGCGCACCGGCTTCTCCGGCAAGCTGCTCAACTTCGGGCACCTCGCCGACCGCGAACTGGACGGCGTGCTGGACGAGCAGGCGTCGGAGAGCGATCCGGCGGCGCGCGCGGCGCACGTGGCCCGGGCCCAGAAGCTCGTGCTGGACAAGGCCTACCAGATCCCCGTCTTCGAACTCACCACCGTGCTCGGCCTGTCCGGGAAGGTCCACGACCTGGACTTCGAGGCCTCGTCGCGGCTGCAGTTCCACGAGACGTGGCTGTCATGA
- a CDS encoding ABC transporter permease, which yields MTRYLTGRLLQAVLVLWAAFTLSFGVLYLLPGDPVSIMAAGGGDTNDISPEQLAELRKTYGLDKPVLEQYVSQLRHALQGDFGISVQSGEKVGHMIGTALPDTLRLTSGALLLALVLGGATALLGTYTQWRWLRQVLLSLPALGVSAPTFLVGLVLVQIVSFRWGLLPAVGNEGFDSLVLPMITLALPTGAVLAQVFAKSLRTTLSEPYVETALAKGASRGRVHFRHATRNASIPPLTVVGMLVGNLLAGSVVVETVFSRTGVGRITATAVASQDIPVVQGLVVFGALVFVLANLAVDLVYPLLDPRITTSAAVAR from the coding sequence ATGACGCGCTATCTGACGGGACGCCTCCTCCAGGCGGTCCTCGTCCTCTGGGCGGCGTTCACCCTGTCCTTCGGAGTGCTGTACCTGCTGCCGGGCGACCCGGTCTCCATCATGGCGGCGGGCGGCGGCGACACGAACGACATCAGCCCGGAGCAGCTCGCCGAACTCAGGAAGACGTACGGGCTCGACAAACCGGTCCTCGAACAGTACGTCTCCCAGCTCCGGCACGCCCTGCAGGGCGACTTCGGGATCTCGGTGCAGAGCGGCGAGAAGGTCGGCCACATGATCGGCACGGCGCTGCCGGACACTCTCCGGCTGACGTCCGGTGCGCTGCTCCTGGCACTGGTGCTGGGCGGGGCCACCGCCCTGCTCGGCACGTACACCCAGTGGCGCTGGCTGCGGCAGGTGCTGCTGTCGCTGCCGGCGCTCGGGGTGTCGGCGCCGACGTTCCTGGTCGGTCTCGTGCTGGTGCAGATCGTCTCGTTCCGCTGGGGGCTGCTGCCCGCCGTCGGCAACGAGGGGTTCGACAGCCTGGTCCTCCCGATGATCACCCTGGCCCTGCCCACCGGTGCGGTGCTCGCGCAGGTCTTCGCCAAGAGCCTGCGGACCACCCTGTCCGAACCGTACGTGGAGACCGCGCTGGCCAAGGGCGCGAGCCGGGGACGCGTGCACTTCCGGCACGCCACCCGCAACGCCTCCATCCCTCCCCTGACCGTGGTCGGGATGCTCGTCGGCAACCTGCTGGCGGGGTCGGTGGTCGTGGAGACGGTGTTCTCCCGGACCGGCGTGGGACGCATCACCGCCACGGCGGTGGCCTCCCAGGACATTCCGGTGGTCCAGGGGCTGGTCGTGTTCGGCGCGCTCGTGTTCGTCCTGGCGAACCTGGCGGTCGATCTCGTCTACCCCCTGCTCGATCCCCGGATCACCACATCGGCGGCGGTGGCACGATGA
- a CDS encoding ABC transporter permease codes for MTGLLTPGTLTGPALQPHAPDPGPSVRDGAGQRVRRSARFLLRRPGLVLSLVLLALVLVSAFFPGVFTSQDPLAGVPRDKLQGPGAGHLFGTDQLGRDLFSRVVHGSSLSLRATVLAVAVGLVGGSLTGLLAGYLGGWVDAVLMRGADVLLSIPNLLLSMAVVTALGFGTVNVAIAVGITSVAGFARIMRSEVLRVRGAVYVEAARASGARWYSVLVRRVLPNASGPVLVYAAVDFGAVVLQVSSLSFLGYGATPPAPEWGALVSGGRDYLATAWWLTALPGLTIAATVLAANRISRALDGEDRKTP; via the coding sequence ATGACCGGACTCCTCACTCCCGGGACACTGACCGGGCCGGCCCTGCAGCCGCACGCCCCGGACCCCGGACCGTCCGTCCGGGACGGTGCCGGGCAACGGGTCCGGCGCTCGGCCCGGTTCCTGCTGCGCCGCCCCGGGCTCGTCCTGTCGCTCGTCCTGCTGGCGCTGGTGCTCGTATCGGCATTCTTCCCCGGCGTGTTCACCTCGCAGGACCCCCTGGCCGGGGTCCCCCGCGACAAGCTCCAGGGCCCCGGCGCCGGCCACCTCTTCGGCACCGACCAGCTGGGCCGCGATCTGTTCTCGCGGGTGGTGCACGGATCGTCGCTGTCGCTGCGGGCGACGGTCCTGGCGGTCGCGGTGGGCCTCGTGGGCGGATCGCTGACCGGGCTGCTCGCCGGCTATCTCGGCGGCTGGGTCGACGCCGTCCTGATGCGCGGCGCGGACGTCCTGCTGTCCATCCCGAACCTGCTGCTGTCCATGGCCGTGGTGACGGCCCTGGGGTTCGGCACGGTCAACGTCGCGATCGCCGTGGGCATCACCAGCGTGGCCGGTTTCGCCCGCATCATGCGCTCCGAGGTGCTGCGGGTGCGCGGCGCGGTGTACGTGGAGGCGGCGCGGGCCTCCGGGGCGCGCTGGTACTCGGTGCTGGTGCGCCGCGTGCTGCCGAACGCCTCGGGCCCGGTCCTGGTGTACGCCGCCGTCGACTTCGGCGCCGTCGTCCTCCAGGTGTCGTCGCTCAGCTTCCTGGGGTACGGGGCGACGCCACCGGCCCCCGAATGGGGGGCACTGGTCTCGGGCGGCCGGGACTACCTGGCCACGGCGTGGTGGCTGACCGCCCTGCCCGGACTGACCATCGCGGCCACGGTGCTGGCCGCCAACCGGATCTCGCGCGCGCTCGACGGCGAAGACAGGAAGACACCATGA